One window of Phocoena phocoena chromosome 13, mPhoPho1.1, whole genome shotgun sequence genomic DNA carries:
- the PISD gene encoding phosphatidylserine decarboxylase proenzyme, mitochondrial isoform X1, giving the protein MQVTGSMRSTRSENGRSWAWRSRANLLVTGRLYFPQLALRRRLGQLSCMSKPALKLRSWPLTVLYYLLPLGALRPLSRVGWRPVSRVALYKSVPTRLLSRAWGRLNQVELPHWLRRPVYSLYIWTFGVNMKEAAVEDLHHYRNLSEFFRRKLKPQARPVCGLHSVISPSDGKILNFGQVKNCEVEQVKGVTYSLESFLGPRIPTEDLPFPPATSCGSFRSQLVTREGNELYHCVIYLAPGDYHCFHSPTDWTVSHRRHFPGSLMSVNPGMARWIKELFCHNERVVLTGDWKHGFFSLTAVGATNVGSIRIYFDQDLHTNSPRYSKGSYNDFSFVTHMNKEGIPMRKGEHLGEFNLGSTIVLIFEAPKDFNFKLKAGQKIRFGEALGSL; this is encoded by the exons GTTGTACTTCCCCCAGCTGGCCCTGAGGCGAAGGCTGGGACAGCTGAGCTGCATGTCCAAACCCGCCCTGAAACTGCGCTCCTGGCCCCTGACGGTCCTCTACTACCTCCTGCCCCTTGGCGCCCTCAGGCCACTCAGCCGGGTGGGATGGAGACCTGTGAGCAGG GTGGCCCTGTACAAGTCTGTGCCGACGCGCTTGCTATCGCGGGCTTGGGGCCGCCTCAACCAAGTGGAGCTGCCGCACTGGTTGCGCAGGCCCGTCTACAGCCTGTACATCTGGACTTTCGGGGTTAACATGAAGGAGGCCGCCGTGGAGGACCTGCACCACTACCGCAACCTCAGCGAGTTCTTCCGGCGCAAGCTGAAGCCACAGGCCCGGCCAGTGTGCGGCCTGCACAGCGTG ATCAGTCCATCGGATGGGAAGATCCTCAACTTCGGGCAGGTGAAGAACTGCGAGGTGGAGCAGGTGAAGGGGGTCACCTACTCACTGGAGTCGTTCCTGGGCCCTCGAATCCCCACAGAGGACCTGCCCTTCCCACCAG CCACCTCCTGTGGCTCCTTCAGGAGCCAGCTGGTCACCCGAGAAGGGAACGAGCTCTACCACTGCGTCATCTACCTGGCCCCCGGGGACTACCACTGCTTCCATTCCCCCACTGACTGGACTGTCTCCCACCGGCGCCACTTCCCAG GCTCCCTGATGTCCGTGAACCCCGGCATGGCCCGCTGGATCAAAGAGCTCTTCTGCCACAATGAGCGGGTAGTCCTGACTGGGGACTGGAAACACGGCTTCTTCTCACTGACGGCTGTTGGGGCCACCAACGTGGGCTCCATCCGCATCTACTTTGACCAG GACCTGCACACAAACAGCCCACGGTACAGCAAGGGCTCCTACAATGACTTCAGCTTCGTGACGCACATGAACAAGGAGGGCATCCCCATGCGCAAGGGCGAGCACCTGGGCGAGTTCAACCTGGGCTCCACCATTGTGCTCATCTTCGAGGCCCCCAAGGACTTCAACTTCAAGCTGAAAGCGGGACAGAAAATCCGATTCGGGGAGGCTCTGGGCTCTCTCTAG